The DNA region CTCTCAGCTATCGCGGAGCTGCTCGACCGCGACCGCGAGGCCATCGCCCGGTTGGAGACGTTGGACACCGGCAAGACCCTGAAAGAGAGCCGGATCGACATCGACGACGTGGCGGCGGTGTTCCGCTACTACGCGCAACTGGCCGAGGACCCCGCCAGCTACGGGCGCAGCGTCGACGTCGGCGAGCCCGATATCGACAGCCGCGTGACGTTCGAACCGGTCGGGGTGTGCGTGATGATCGCGCCGTGGAACTACCCGCTCTTGCAGATCTCGTGGAAGATCGCCCCCGCGCTCGCGGCAGGGTGCACGATGGTGCTCAAGCCAAGCGAGGTGACCCCGCTGAGCACCATCGCTCTGGTGCGCCTGATCGAAGAGGCCGGGGCTCCTGCTGGCGTGGTGAACCTGGTGCTCGGCTCCGGAGCTGTGGTCGGGGCGGCGCTCGTCGACACGCCCGGCGTCGATCTGGTCTCGTTCACCGGAGGCCTGCACACCGGCACGAGGATCGCGGCGACAGCCGCGAAGCACGTCACGAAGGTCGCCTTGGAGCTGGGCGGCAAGAACCCGCACATCGTCTTCGCCGACGCGGACTGGGACAGCGCCGTCGACGCCGTGCTCACCGGCGTCTTCCTGCATTCCGGGCAGGTCTGTTCGGCGGGGACCCGGTTGATCGTCGAAGAGCCGGTGGCGGACCGCTTGGTCGCAGAGCTGGCCGCACGGGCCGCGCGGATCACCGTCGGCGACGGGCTCGACCCAGCGAGCGAGACCGGCCCCCTGGTCTCCTTCGCGCACCGCGAGAAAGTCGAGCGCTATGCGGCCCTCGGCGTCGCCGAAGGCGCTCGGCTCGTTTGCGGCGGACAGCGCCCGAACGATCCGCGATTGGCCGAGGGCGCCTACTACCCGCCGACGATCTTCGACCATTGCGACCGGCGGATGCGCATCGTCCAAGAAGAGACGTTCGGCCCGATCCTGACCGTCGAGCGATTCACGACGGAGGACGAGGCCGTCCGCCTCGGCAACGACACCCGCTACGGCCTCGCGGCCGGGGTGCGCACCGCCGACCAGGAGCGTGGCGAGCGAGTGGCCCGCGCCCTGCGCCACGGCACGGTGTGGATCAACGACTTCGGCCGCTACGCCCCTGCCGCGGAATGGGGCGGCTTCGGCGACTCCGGCTTCGGCAGGGAGCTCGGTCCGAGCGGGCTGGCCGAATACCAGCAGAGCAAGCACTTCTGGCGCAACACCGAGCCGAAAGCCGGGAACTGGTTCGCGGACGGCGGAAAGGACTGAAACCATGGCGAAAGACGCGAAACTCGCGATGCTCGCAGGCTTGAAGATCGTGGAGGCCGACCACGGACTGGCGGAGTTCGGCTACGTGCAACGGCTCGACCGCAGCATCGGCAAGTTCGCGAGCTTCGCGGCAGGAGTCAGCTACATCTCCATCCTCACCGGCGTGTTCGAGCTGTTCTACTTCGGCTACGGCATTGGCGGACCCGCGTACGCGTGGTCGTGGCCGCTCGTGTTCGTCGGCCAGCTCATGGTCGCGCTGTGCTTCATGGAGCTCGCCGCCCACTACCCCGTCGCAGGTTCGGTGTACAACTGGGCGAAAGCCCTCGGCGAGCGTGTCGTCGGCTGGTCCGCCGGATGGTTGATGCTCACCTCCTCCATCGTCACGCTGGCGGCGGTGACGCTCGCCCTGCAGTTGAGCCTGCCGAAACTATGGGCGGGGTTCCAGCTGGTCGGGTCCGCCGAGAACCCGGTGGACCGCGCTGAGAACGCCGCATTGCTCGGCGTGGCCGCGATCGCGCTGACCACAGCCATCAACATGGCCGGAGTCCGGCTCATGTCGTTCATCAACAGCGTCGGCGTGGCCGTCGAGCTGTTCGCCGCGGTGGCGATCGTGGTCGTCCTTGCCGCGAACGCCGTCCGGGGGCCGAGCGTGTTCTTCTCCACCCACGGCGACGGCGCCACGGAGAGCGGCGGATACCTCGGCGGCTTCTTGATCGCCTCTCTTGCGTCCGGGTATGTCATGTACGGCTTCGACACGGCCAGCTCCCTCGGGGAGGAGACGGTCAATCCTCGGCGTACCGCGCCCGCGGCGATCTTTCGGGCGGTGCTGGCCTCCTTTGTGATCGGCGGCGGGATACTGGTGTTCGCGATCATGGCCGCGCCCCGGTTGGACGACCCGCTCCTCGGGAGCCCCGACGGGGGCCTGCACTACCTCGTCGGGCAGGTGTTGCAGGGCCCCTTGGGCAAAGCGTTCCTGTGCAGCGTCGTGCTCGCCGTGTTCGTCTGCGCATTGGCCGTGCACACGGCGGGCATCCGGACGGCCTTCGCGATGGCCCGGGACAACGCGCTCCCGTTCGGGGAAAAGCTCGCCGTGGTCCATCCACGCTGGGGCACCCCCGTGGTCCCCGCCCTCGTCATCGGCGTCGTCGCCGCCTTGATCCTGCTCGTCAATATCGGGCAGCCGCAGATCTTCACAGTGGTGACCTCGATCGCGGTGCTCATGATCTATCTCGCCTATCTGCTGGTCACCGCGCCGATGCTGGTCCAACGCCTGCGCGGGCAATGGCCCAAGCAGCAGAACCGGAAAAAATACTTCCATATGGGCCGATGGGGGCTCGTGGTGAACATCCTCGCAGTGCTCTGGGGCGTGGGCATGGCCGTGAACCTGGCCTGGCCCAGGGAAGAGGTCTACGGCGCCAGTTGGTACAACACGTGGGGCGCGTTCCTCTACATCGGCGTGATCCTCGGTTCCGGCCTCGTCTGGCTCTACGGATGGGGCCGTCGCCACATCGGCGTCATCGCCGCGCACTCGGAGCCGAAACGGGTGCCTGCATGAGCTTCGACTATGTGATCGTCGGCGGCGGCAGCGCGGGCTGCGTGCTGGCCGCGAGGCTCAGCGAAGACCCCGCCGTGACGGTGTGCCTGCTCGAAGCCGGGCCGTCCGACGTCGGCAACTGCGAGATCCTGGAGCTCTCGCAGTGGATGCGCCTGTTGGACTCCGGGTACGACTGGGACTATCCGGTGGAGCCGCAGGAGAAGGGCAACAGTTTCCTGCGGCACGCGAGAGCCAAAGTGCTCGGCGGCTGTTCCTCGCACAACTCCTGCATCGCGTTCTGGCCTCCTGGGGAGGGCTTGGACGAATGGGCGGCGATGGGGGCCGAGGGCTGGGGAGCGGACACGCTGCTTGCGTACGTGGCCCGTCTGGAGAACAACACGGCGCCCGGCGAGCACCACGGGCGCAGCGGACCGGTTCGGATCAGAGACATCCCCCCTGCCGACCCGTGCGGTGTCGACCTGCTCACAGCGGCTGCCGCAGTCGGCCTCCCCACAGTGGCCTTCAACAGAGGAACCACTGTGCGCAACGGCGCAGGCTGGTTCCAGATCAACGCCACCGAAGACGGCGCCCGGATGTCCTCCTCGCGCGCCTACCTCCACAACATTCTTGGGTCACGCCCGAACCTGCAGGTGCGCACGGGATGCCGGGTCAGCGAGCTGCTCATGGACGAGACGCTGAGCGCGACCGGCGCGCGGTGCCTGCGCCCAGATCTGAGCGGGTACGACGAGGTCCTCGCGAGCCGCGAGGTGATCCTCGCAGCAGGCGCGATCGACACCCCGAAGCTGCTCATGCTTTCCGGGGTCGGTCCGGCCGATCACCTGCGGGAGACGGGCATTCCCGTGCGCGTGGACGCCCCAGGCGTGGGCGCGAACCTCGACGACCACGTCGAGGGCCTCGTCTTCTGGGAGGCCGCGCGCCCCATGACCCGCACCTCCACCCAGTGGTGGGAGATCGGCCTGTTCGCCACCACCGACGACTCGCTCCCCCTGCCCGACCTCATGATGCATTACGGCAGCGTGCCGTTCGACATGAACACGGTGCGCTGGGGATATCCGACGACGGAGAACGGCTTCTGTCTCACCCCGAACGTCACCCAAGGCCGCTCCCGTGGCACTGTTCGGCTGCGCTCGAAAGATTTCCGGGACCGGCCGAAAGTCGACCCACGATACTTCACCGACCCCGAAGGGCACGATGAGCGGGTGATGCTCGCCGGGATCCGGCTGGCCCGCACAATCGCAGCCACCGAGCCGCTCCGGGGCTGGGTCGAACGCGAGCTCGCCCCTGGCCTCGACGCGTCCACCGACGACGAGCTCTTGGACTACATCCACAAGACGCACAACACCGTCTACCATCCGGCGGGAACCGCCCGCATGGGGGCAGCAGACGACCCCATGGCGGTGCTCGACCCGCAACTTCGCGTCAAAGGGACACAACGGTTGCGCGTGGTCGACGCCTCTGCAATGCCGAAACTGCCAGCGGTCAACCCGAATATCACCGTCATGATGATGGCCGAACGATGCGCAGACCTCATCAGAAAACACCAGTGAACTGGCCTGTTCCCGTCACCTTGGACGGGGTGGCATTCGGATCATGCCGCACTCGCCGCGATGGCGGGCAGGGTCTCATAGCCACGAGTCGGAGTGGGCTGCGATCCGCGAGGTCGCGGCGAAGCTGGGGGTGAACTCGGAGACGCTGCGCAAATGGGTCTGATCCGGGTCTCGGCCTGGGGCGGCCCGTGCGGCGCAGGAGGAGATCCGCCGGTTGCGCAAAGAGAACGCGGAGTTGCGGCGGGCGAACGAGATCCTGCAGTCCGCCTCGGCGTTTTTCGCCGCTCGGCTCGACCGGACCGCGACGAGATGATCCGCTCTCTCGACGAGCAGGACGAAGGGCGGGGACTGGTCAGAGCGCGACGCCCATCGGGTCACGCCAACGGGCCGATGACGCTCTCGGCGCGACGCACGAGCGCGCCAGAACGGGCGAGTTCGACCGCCGCCTCCAGCTCGGGCGAGAGGTATCGGTCTGAGCCGGGGCCGTCGACCCGCTCGCGGATGGCGGCGATGACCGCCATGGTGGCAGGCGACGGCTCGAGAGGCTTGCGCAGGTCGACGCCGCGCGCGGCGGTGAGCGCCTCGATCGCCAGCACGCGGGTCAGCCCGTCGATCGCGCGGCGGAGCTTGCGCGCCGCGGACCATCCCATGGACACGTGGTCCTCCTGCATCGCGGACGACGGGATCGAGTCCACGCTCGCCGGGTTGGCGAGCCGTTTGAGCTCGGAGACGATCGAGGCTTGCGTGTATTGCGCGATCATATGGCCGCTGTCGACGCCGGGATCGTCGGCGAGGAACGGGTTGAGCCCGTGGTTGCGGGCGATGTCGAGGAAGCGGTCTGTCCGGCGCTCGCTGATGCTGGCGAGGTCGGCCACGACGATGGCGAGGAAGTCGAGCGCATAGGCGACGGGCGCCCCGTGGAAGTTGCCGTTCGACTCGATCCGGCCGTCGAGCGTGACGACGGGATTGTCGACAGCGCTGTTCAGCTCGCGCTCGGCCACCGCCTGGGCATGGGCCATGGTGTCGCGGACAGCGCCTGCGACTTGGGGGGCGCACCGCAATGAGTAGGCGTCTTGCACACGGGCGCAGTCGCCGGTGCGATGGCTGGCCACGATCCCGGAGCCTGCAAGGAGACGGGTCATGTTGGCGGCTGCGGCGGCTTGGCCGGGGTGGGGGCGCAGCCGCTGCAAGTCGGCGGCGAAGACTCGGTCTGTGGCGAGCAGCCCCTCGACGCTCAGCGCTGCGGCGATGTCGGCGAGTCGGACGAGTCCGCCGAGATCGCGCAGCGCGAGCACGAGCTGTCCGAGCATGCCGTCTGTGCCGTTGATGAGCGCGAGCCCTTCTTTCTCGGCTAAGACGACCGGGCGGAGCCCGTGTTCTTGCATCGCCTCGGAGGCGGGTTTGAGCACGCCGTCCTTGTCGCGCACAGAGCCTTCCCCGATCAAGGCGAGCGCCACATGCGCTAGCGGGGAAAGATCGCCGGAACAGCCGAGGCTGCCGTATTCGTGGACCACCGGCGTCAGTCCGGCCGAGATGAGGCCTGCGTACGCCAAAGCGGTCTGGGGCCTGATCCCGGTGCGGCCGGTGGCGAGGGTGGACAGACGCAGCAGCATCATCGCGCGGACGACCTCCTGCTCGACCTCGGGTCCGGACCCTGCCGCGTGCGAACGGATCAAGCGGTGCTGGAGTTGGACGCGTTGCTCGACGGGAATATGTTTCGTGGCGAGCGCGCCGAAGCCGGTCGACACGCCGTAGACGGGGGCCGGCTGCTCGGCGAGCTCTTCGACGAGGGCGCGGCTCGCGGCCATGGCCGCGAGCGCGTCCGGGGAGACGTCCGCCCTGGCGCCGTCGCGTGCGACAGCCACCACGTCGTCGAAGCTGACGGGGCCTATTCCAACGGTGACTGTCGAGAGCGTCGCGGACGCGCCGTGTGTGGCATTCATGGGTTCAGTACACCCGACCCGGCGCGGAGCCGCGTGCCCGATCAAGGGATATTGTCTAGGATCCGAGATGTGGCCCGTTCACGAGCCGTGTGCCGAGGCCCGCCGTC from Segniliparus rotundus DSM 44985 includes:
- a CDS encoding APC family permease, which encodes MAKDAKLAMLAGLKIVEADHGLAEFGYVQRLDRSIGKFASFAAGVSYISILTGVFELFYFGYGIGGPAYAWSWPLVFVGQLMVALCFMELAAHYPVAGSVYNWAKALGERVVGWSAGWLMLTSSIVTLAAVTLALQLSLPKLWAGFQLVGSAENPVDRAENAALLGVAAIALTTAINMAGVRLMSFINSVGVAVELFAAVAIVVVLAANAVRGPSVFFSTHGDGATESGGYLGGFLIASLASGYVMYGFDTASSLGEETVNPRRTAPAAIFRAVLASFVIGGGILVFAIMAAPRLDDPLLGSPDGGLHYLVGQVLQGPLGKAFLCSVVLAVFVCALAVHTAGIRTAFAMARDNALPFGEKLAVVHPRWGTPVVPALVIGVVAALILLVNIGQPQIFTVVTSIAVLMIYLAYLLVTAPMLVQRLRGQWPKQQNRKKYFHMGRWGLVVNILAVLWGVGMAVNLAWPREEVYGASWYNTWGAFLYIGVILGSGLVWLYGWGRRHIGVIAAHSEPKRVPA
- a CDS encoding GMC family oxidoreductase, whose amino-acid sequence is MSFDYVIVGGGSAGCVLAARLSEDPAVTVCLLEAGPSDVGNCEILELSQWMRLLDSGYDWDYPVEPQEKGNSFLRHARAKVLGGCSSHNSCIAFWPPGEGLDEWAAMGAEGWGADTLLAYVARLENNTAPGEHHGRSGPVRIRDIPPADPCGVDLLTAAAAVGLPTVAFNRGTTVRNGAGWFQINATEDGARMSSSRAYLHNILGSRPNLQVRTGCRVSELLMDETLSATGARCLRPDLSGYDEVLASREVILAAGAIDTPKLLMLSGVGPADHLRETGIPVRVDAPGVGANLDDHVEGLVFWEAARPMTRTSTQWWEIGLFATTDDSLPLPDLMMHYGSVPFDMNTVRWGYPTTENGFCLTPNVTQGRSRGTVRLRSKDFRDRPKVDPRYFTDPEGHDERVMLAGIRLARTIAATEPLRGWVERELAPGLDASTDDELLDYIHKTHNTVYHPAGTARMGAADDPMAVLDPQLRVKGTQRLRVVDASAMPKLPAVNPNITVMMMAERCADLIRKHQ
- a CDS encoding aldehyde dehydrogenase family protein translates to MDNALPFQPPRPSLFLGGRWTGSSDDGTRESVNPADGQVIALVDEATAADAAQAVAAARAAFEHGRWPRSAPEERAALLSAIAELLDRDREAIARLETLDTGKTLKESRIDIDDVAAVFRYYAQLAEDPASYGRSVDVGEPDIDSRVTFEPVGVCVMIAPWNYPLLQISWKIAPALAAGCTMVLKPSEVTPLSTIALVRLIEEAGAPAGVVNLVLGSGAVVGAALVDTPGVDLVSFTGGLHTGTRIAATAAKHVTKVALELGGKNPHIVFADADWDSAVDAVLTGVFLHSGQVCSAGTRLIVEEPVADRLVAELAARAARITVGDGLDPASETGPLVSFAHREKVERYAALGVAEGARLVCGGQRPNDPRLAEGAYYPPTIFDHCDRRMRIVQEETFGPILTVERFTTEDEAVRLGNDTRYGLAAGVRTADQERGERVARALRHGTVWINDFGRYAPAAEWGGFGDSGFGRELGPSGLAEYQQSKHFWRNTEPKAGNWFADGGKD
- the hutH gene encoding histidine ammonia-lyase; its protein translation is MNATHGASATLSTVTVGIGPVSFDDVVAVARDGARADVSPDALAAMAASRALVEELAEQPAPVYGVSTGFGALATKHIPVEQRVQLQHRLIRSHAAGSGPEVEQEVVRAMMLLRLSTLATGRTGIRPQTALAYAGLISAGLTPVVHEYGSLGCSGDLSPLAHVALALIGEGSVRDKDGVLKPASEAMQEHGLRPVVLAEKEGLALINGTDGMLGQLVLALRDLGGLVRLADIAAALSVEGLLATDRVFAADLQRLRPHPGQAAAAANMTRLLAGSGIVASHRTGDCARVQDAYSLRCAPQVAGAVRDTMAHAQAVAERELNSAVDNPVVTLDGRIESNGNFHGAPVAYALDFLAIVVADLASISERRTDRFLDIARNHGLNPFLADDPGVDSGHMIAQYTQASIVSELKRLANPASVDSIPSSAMQEDHVSMGWSAARKLRRAIDGLTRVLAIEALTAARGVDLRKPLEPSPATMAVIAAIRERVDGPGSDRYLSPELEAAVELARSGALVRRAESVIGPLA